The Candidatus Bathyarchaeota archaeon genome includes a region encoding these proteins:
- a CDS encoding YkgJ family cysteine cluster protein: MTKGFKYPLDVRFRCIRCALCCRDTASKVRHILLLPEEGERLSRITGLKLEEFAEPVDGPYPYTHELKKVDGACIFLRGNECTIYPFRPLVCRFYPFTLRVRGNEYVFEYTDECPGIGRGRILNKRFYEELFKMFQKWKRLREGW; encoded by the coding sequence ATGACTAAGGGTTTCAAATATCCTCTTGACGTAAGGTTTAGGTGCATAAGATGCGCCTTATGTTGCAGAGATACCGCCTCTAAGGTTAGACATATCCTTCTGTTACCTGAGGAGGGGGAAAGGCTCTCCAGGATTACAGGGCTTAAGCTTGAGGAGTTCGCCGAGCCGGTCGATGGACCATACCCCTACACCCACGAGCTTAAGAAGGTCGATGGGGCATGCATCTTTTTAAGGGGGAACGAGTGTACGATCTACCCGTTTAGGCCGTTGGTATGCCGCTTCTACCCGTTCACCCTAAGAGTGAGGGGTAACGAGTACGTGTTCGAATACACGGACGAATGTCCTGGCATAGGTCGAGGGAGGATTTTGAACAAAAGATTCTATGAGGAGCTTTTTAAAATGTTTCAAAAATGGAAGAGACTTAGAGAAGGCTGGTGA
- a CDS encoding MBL fold metallo-hydrolase, whose translation MTQWGRFLLDEIEKSHVPDGSVALWSIGGAGVVLKTSEAIVYIDPFLGSSSSSEWLRMVASPINPEDIRFIDAIVSTHEHEDHCEEFTIRAVSERTNAVFIGPVSSADKFREFDVSEERIVEMKPGDFYDIKDLRVRAYEANDPNAESALIYVFESYGIKVLHSGDSLYTDVFHQLGRNGGVEVALLNLGRNPPGRRMYMNVCEVLESARDLKAEVLVPIHWDLWKHTYEDPRMLKTIAEAWGLDIDIRILKLGDSLVYPLRSR comes from the coding sequence ATGACTCAATGGGGCAGGTTTCTGTTAGACGAGATCGAGAAGTCCCACGTCCCAGACGGTTCGGTCGCACTATGGAGTATAGGTGGAGCAGGCGTAGTCCTCAAAACCTCAGAGGCTATCGTCTACATAGACCCGTTCCTAGGCAGCTCCTCTTCCTCTGAGTGGCTTAGGATGGTGGCTTCGCCCATAAACCCGGAGGATATACGGTTTATAGACGCCATAGTCTCCACCCATGAGCATGAAGACCACTGCGAAGAGTTCACCATAAGGGCCGTGTCTGAGAGGACTAACGCTGTGTTCATAGGTCCTGTAAGCTCGGCGGATAAGTTTAGGGAGTTTGATGTAAGTGAAGAACGCATAGTCGAGATGAAGCCTGGAGACTTCTACGATATCAAAGACCTTAGGGTCAGGGCCTACGAGGCTAACGACCCGAATGCTGAAAGCGCGCTCATCTACGTGTTCGAATCCTACGGGATCAAGGTCCTTCACAGTGGAGACAGCCTCTACACGGATGTCTTCCACCAGCTTGGTAGGAACGGCGGGGTGGAGGTGGCTCTGTTAAACCTCGGTAGAAACCCTCCAGGTCGTAGAATGTACATGAACGTATGCGAAGTCCTTGAGTCTGCTAGGGACTTGAAGGCCGAGGTCTTAGTGCCTATACACTGGGACCTGTGGAAGCACACTTACGAGGATCCTAGGATGCTTAAAACTATAGCTGAGGCATGGGGTCTCGACATAGATATACGGATTCTGAAGCTCGGCGATAGCCTGGTGTATCCGCTTAGATCCCGTTAA
- a CDS encoding class II aldolase/adducin family protein, whose product MAYMSEEEVKQELIEVMRIMHDKGLMTGIGGNVSYRMPETNEVWITPSGLYKPKLNPEDLVKIDLEGNLLEGVYKPSMEWPIHVAIYKRRVDVNCVLHCHPPYATGLVLAGVEFRPITLEAALMVARAPVVPFIYPGTKELGEAVAEAAMGSRVVLLQNHGAVTLGFDIYEAVTAMEILEECAKMTFVAKCMGVEPVEIPERDIELLRKLYRL is encoded by the coding sequence ATGGCTTACATGAGCGAGGAGGAGGTTAAGCAGGAGCTTATAGAGGTTATGCGTATCATGCATGATAAGGGTTTGATGACCGGTATCGGGGGTAACGTGTCTTACAGGATGCCTGAGACGAATGAGGTGTGGATAACCCCCTCAGGGCTGTATAAGCCCAAGCTGAACCCTGAAGACCTAGTTAAGATAGACTTGGAGGGTAATCTCTTGGAGGGTGTCTACAAGCCCTCTATGGAGTGGCCCATACACGTCGCCATATACAAACGTCGAGTAGATGTGAACTGCGTCCTACACTGTCACCCACCATATGCGACTGGGTTGGTGTTAGCTGGTGTAGAGTTTAGACCCATAACCCTCGAGGCTGCCTTGATGGTTGCCAGGGCTCCTGTGGTCCCGTTTATATATCCTGGAACTAAAGAGTTAGGTGAAGCCGTAGCCGAGGCTGCTATGGGCAGTAGGGTGGTGCTTCTCCAGAATCACGGCGCTGTCACGTTAGGGTTTGATATCTACGAAGCCGTAACGGCTATGGAGATTCTCGAGGAATGCGCTAAGATGACGTTCGTAGCTAAATGTATGGGTGTCGAGCCGGTCGAGATACCGGAGCGCGATATAGAGCTTCTCAGGAAGCTATACCGGCTTTAA